A section of the Castanea sativa cultivar Marrone di Chiusa Pesio chromosome 12, ASM4071231v1 genome encodes:
- the LOC142619588 gene encoding uncharacterized protein LOC142619588 isoform X3 yields the protein MKRRISKTTRKDPSPIIGAALPQQPRRLRGVRSSDFRIPSPTSQSTKDISCRKRVKLTDLDVNIPLSCRIDASSTPLEGRLSLRSNDPKTSEFAFFKKLKENAGHKYQSHTLHKEENQSKKFKISDCSGGNPNSVKFSCKDFSSSLLAENVTPSNFSSHLSPLGGASKKSGGECCFLHC from the exons ATGAAGCGACGCATTTCCAAAACTACTCGTAAAGATCCATCACCAATCATCGGAGCAGCTTTACCACAACAACCGCGTCGTCTCCGTGGAGTTCGGAGCTCCGATTTCCGCATTCCAAGTCCAACTTCCCAATCGACCAAAG ATATCAGCTGCAGGAAAAGAGTAAAGCTTACAGATCTTGATGTCAATATTCCCTTAAGTTGCAGAATAGATGCTTCTTCTACTCCATTGGAAGGAAGACTGAGTCTGAGAT CCAATGACCCCAAAACTTCcgaatttgcattttttaagaaattgaaggaaaatgCAGGCCACAAATACCAATCCCATACATTACATAAAGAAGAAAACCAGTCAAAGAAGTTCAAAATTAGTGACTGTTCTGGAG GAAACCCAAACAGTGTCAAATTTAGCTGTAAGGACTTCAGTTCCTCATTGCTTGCTGAAAATGTCACACCTAGTAACTTTAGCTCACACCTGTCACCTCTTGGTGGGGCATCAAAGAAATCAG GAGGTGAATGCTGCTTCCTTCATTGTTGA
- the LOC142619588 gene encoding uncharacterized protein LOC142619588 isoform X1, producing MKRRISKTTRKDPSPIIGAALPQQPRRLRGVRSSDFRIPSPTSQSTKDISCRKRVKLTDLDVNIPLSCRIDASSTPLEGRLSLRSNDPKTSEFAFFKKLKENAGHKYQSHTLHKEENQSKKFKISDCSGGNPNSVKFSCKDFSSSLLAENVTPSNFSSHLSPLGGASKKSEGNSPEAYTTSAGICCLHT from the exons ATGAAGCGACGCATTTCCAAAACTACTCGTAAAGATCCATCACCAATCATCGGAGCAGCTTTACCACAACAACCGCGTCGTCTCCGTGGAGTTCGGAGCTCCGATTTCCGCATTCCAAGTCCAACTTCCCAATCGACCAAAG ATATCAGCTGCAGGAAAAGAGTAAAGCTTACAGATCTTGATGTCAATATTCCCTTAAGTTGCAGAATAGATGCTTCTTCTACTCCATTGGAAGGAAGACTGAGTCTGAGAT CCAATGACCCCAAAACTTCcgaatttgcattttttaagaaattgaaggaaaatgCAGGCCACAAATACCAATCCCATACATTACATAAAGAAGAAAACCAGTCAAAGAAGTTCAAAATTAGTGACTGTTCTGGAG GAAACCCAAACAGTGTCAAATTTAGCTGTAAGGACTTCAGTTCCTCATTGCTTGCTGAAAATGTCACACCTAGTAACTTTAGCTCACACCTGTCACCTCTTGGTGGGGCATCAAAGAAATCAG AGGGAAATTCACCGGAAGCTTATACAACCTCAGCAGGTATATGCTGCCTGCATACATGA
- the LOC142619588 gene encoding uncharacterized protein LOC142619588 isoform X2, with translation MKRRISKTTRKDPSPIIGAALPQQPRRLRGVRSSDFRIPSPTSQSTKDISCRKRVKLTDLDVNIPLSCRIDASSTPLEGRLSLRSNDPKTSEFAFFKKLKENAGHKYQSHTLHKEENQSKKFKISDCSGGNPNSVKFSCKDFSSSLLAENVTPSNFSSHLSPLGGASKKSEGNSPEAYTTSAGF, from the exons ATGAAGCGACGCATTTCCAAAACTACTCGTAAAGATCCATCACCAATCATCGGAGCAGCTTTACCACAACAACCGCGTCGTCTCCGTGGAGTTCGGAGCTCCGATTTCCGCATTCCAAGTCCAACTTCCCAATCGACCAAAG ATATCAGCTGCAGGAAAAGAGTAAAGCTTACAGATCTTGATGTCAATATTCCCTTAAGTTGCAGAATAGATGCTTCTTCTACTCCATTGGAAGGAAGACTGAGTCTGAGAT CCAATGACCCCAAAACTTCcgaatttgcattttttaagaaattgaaggaaaatgCAGGCCACAAATACCAATCCCATACATTACATAAAGAAGAAAACCAGTCAAAGAAGTTCAAAATTAGTGACTGTTCTGGAG GAAACCCAAACAGTGTCAAATTTAGCTGTAAGGACTTCAGTTCCTCATTGCTTGCTGAAAATGTCACACCTAGTAACTTTAGCTCACACCTGTCACCTCTTGGTGGGGCATCAAAGAAATCAG AGGGAAATTCACCGGAAGCTTATACAACCTCAGCAG GGttttaa